A region from the Zonotrichia leucophrys gambelii isolate GWCS_2022_RI chromosome Z, RI_Zleu_2.0, whole genome shotgun sequence genome encodes:
- the S1PR3 gene encoding sphingosine 1-phosphate receptor 3 codes for MMAAVTMPPDALVSPQGNEEVDSLIVLHYNYTGKLILREKATDKIDLPTISFLILCSFIVLENLMVLIAIWKNNKFHNRMYFFIGNLALCDLLAGIVYKVNILMSGKKTLSLSSTIWFIREGSMFVALGASTFSLLAIAIERHLTMIKMRPYDANKKYRVFLLIGTCWLISISLGALPILGWNCINNLPDCSTILPLYSKNYVVFCISIFIAILVAIVILYARIYILVKSSSRNVTNHNNSERSMALLRTVVIVVSVFIACWSPLFILFLIDVACRVKECSILYKAHWFIALAVINSAMNPIIYTLASKEMRRAFFRLVCGCLVKSKVARSLPIQPTPDHSRSKSSSSNTQKPKEDFPPINIPSCVAEKNESSFHNGNFCK; via the coding sequence ATGATGGCAGCAGTTACCATGCCACCTGATGCTCTTGTCAGCCCTCAAGGAAATGAAGAGGTGGACTCTCTTATTGTACTGCATTATAATTACACAGGAAAGcttattttaagggaaaaggcaACTGATAAAATAGACCTGCCCACTATTTCATTTCTGATCCTATGTAGTTTCATAGTCCTGGAAAACTTGATGGTGTTGATTGCCATATGGAAAAACAATAAATTTCACAACCGCATGTACTTTTTTATTGGCAATCTAGCTCTCTGTGATCTTTTAGCTGGGATTGTTTACAAAGTAAACATTCTTATGTCTGGGAAGAAAACTCTGAGCTTGTCCTCTACAATCTGGTTCATTAGGGAAGGTAGCATGTTTGTTGCCCTGGGAGCATCCACTTTCAGCTTGCTAGCGATAGCTATTGAGCGGCACTTGACCATGATTAAAATGAGGCCTTACgatgcaaataaaaaatacagggTGTTCCTTCTCATTGGTACATGCTGGCTTATTTCAATTTCCTTGGGTGCCCTCCCCATTCTCGGCTGGAACTGTATAAACAATTTACCAGATTGCTCAACAATTTTGCCTCTGTACTCCAAAAATTATGTTGTGTTCTGCATTAGTATCTTCATAGCCATTTTGGTCGCCATTGTCATCCTCTATGCTCGCATCTACATACTGGTAAAGTCCAGCAGTCGTAATGTCACCAACCACAACAACTCAGAGCGGTCCATGGCACTCCTTAGGACTGTTGTGATTGTCGTTAGTGTCTTCATTGCGTGCTGGTCTCCACTGTTCATCCTGTTCCTCATCGATGTGGCCTGCAGAGTCAAGGAGTGCTCCATCTTGTACAAAGCCCACTGGTTTATTGCTCTGGCAGTCATCAATTCTGCAATGAACCCCATCATCTACACCCTGGCCAGTAAGGAGATGCGTCGGGCTTTCTTTCGCCTCGTGTGTGGCTGCCTGGTGAAATCCAAGGTGGCCAGATCTTTGCCTATTCAACCCACTCCAGATCACAGTCGAAGtaaatccagcagcagcaatacCCAGAAGCCGAAAGAAGATTTCCCACCGATAAATATTCCCTCATGTGTTGCTGAGAAAAATGAATCTTCATTTCACAATGGAAACTTCTGTAAGTAA